A segment of the Capra hircus breed San Clemente chromosome 19, ASM170441v1, whole genome shotgun sequence genome:
GAAGAAGGGTCTGGGTGGGGCAGCCCTGGAGGAGCAGGGATGGGAACAAGGCCTTGGAGCCCATAGTGCCAGAGTGGATCCCAGGGGTGCCCGCATCCTGCCCAGAGGAGGCCCCAGGCCCagggtgggctgctgtttcctcgcATCCCCACCCCCCTAGGTTAATCATCACCTCTGATGGGGTGGGCTGCAGGGCTGGTGCAGGCTGGTGACAGCCGCCTACAACTACTTCCACGTGACCAACTTCTTCTGGATGTTCGGCGAGGGCTGCTACCTGCACACGGCTGTCGTGCTCACGTACTCCACGGACCGGCTGCGCAAATGGATGTTTATCTGCATCGGCTGGGGTGAGCGGGCCAGCCCCCTGCCCCGACTGGGCCATCCTCCCCCTCCCAGGCCCGGGTCAGGCCAGGTGAGGGTGGTGGAGTGTGCACACAGCCCTCTGTCCCTACTTGGGGACGGGGACAGTGGGAACATTTCAGGCGAGCCATTGAGTACCTGGGAGACCCCTGCCCACCTCTGGGCTCTGGGCTGCGCTGGGGTCTTCTGGGTCTGCATCCCTGACTCCACTGACAGGTCCTGTGATGCCGGTCTCTCCCCAGGTGTGCCTTTCCCCATCATTGTGGCCTGGGCCATTGGAAAGTTGTACTACGACAATGAGAAGTAAGTCACCTCCTCTTCACTGCCCTCAGGGCCCCTGAGCCCCGAGGCCCAGGTTCCCAGGCCAGCTATGCCTGAGCCTCCCCAGGGACCTTCAGCCGTGTCCCCGTCCCCATCAGGGCCACAGCTTCTTCATCCACGTGGGGAGGCTCCTGGAGGGCAGACTCAATCTGTGGATCCCTAGCAGTGCTCTGCCTGAGGTGGGGCTGGACAGGTGGGTCGAGGCTCTTTACCTGTCTCAGGCTTTCATGACAAGCAGAACGGACTGAAGGATACTGGAAGTCCCTGGAGCCAAACCACCCAGGTTATGAATTGTGACTCCATCATTAGGTAGCTTAATGACCTTGGGGTAATTCCTAtaatgtgcctcagttttctcatctgcaaaatgggcatcCTCATAATAGTGCCTTCCCTCAAAGAGTTGTTAGGGGAATGACATGAgttaatgtatatatacatcaaGCATTTAGAATAGAGTCTGGCACATAGGAAATGCGTATAAATGTTTTCTATTAATGAAGACATGTTTTAGCAAAAGTTCTGTGGATTTAATAGAAACTGATCAATCTCAGAGACTCCTTCCATCTTTCAAGTCCTGAGCTGTATTTAAATAGAAGCAGGTGTTCCCAGTTGCCCCTGAAAACTTCACTTCTGGTGCCGTGGTTTTCAGCCTTGGCTCACACTacaatcacctgggaagctttaaaaAGTACTGACGGCCAGTCTTGCCCTCCAGAGGGTTGGATGTCATTGGTCTGAAGTGTGATCTGGGCACCAGGATTTCTTGAACCTGCCCAGTTGATTCTAATATGAAGCTAAACTTAAGAACCACTGTAAGAGACAGGCAGAAAAAGTGGACAGAGAAGGCCAGGGGATGTGCCAGAATCTTCTTTGTCAGTGTCCTCAGGAACCCACTGTCTGACTGGGGTTCCAGGCTGCCTCCGTCACCGTGGCTGTTCCTGTCCAACCCTGACAAGGAGCCTGGAAAATTACATCCACATTTATCAAGGTGATCCTTCCTGACTCCTGCCCAGCCTGGCTGTGGCTCTCTGTGTATTTGCGAAATTGGTGGGATGGGGGCCTGGGCTGCGCGTCAAGGGCAGCTGACAGATAGAACTAGGGGCCTGGCAGTGATTCCCAGAATGGCGACCTGGGTCTCAGAGCAGGAGCATTGTAAATCCTGTGCCTGAAGGTGTCCAGGTGAGTACAGGGAAGAGAGGACGGGTTTCAAAAAGCCTCCCAGTACGTGCATCTGGGCGCATCTTGGAGCCAAAAGGGTGGCTGAGCTTGGAGGAACGTCCGTCTGAACGTCTCTGGAGCTCCGCCTTGTGGTAGGATGCTGGCACTGCATCAGAAGGGATGCAGGTGGGAGACTTGAGAGAACGTGCAGACCCCAGGGCCAAGGACTGGACCTGGCCCCAGAACAGTTTGCCTTCGGTCCTTTTGAAAACTTGAACTTGTCTCCAACCTTGAAAAAGTCAAGAGGTTTCAGTTTCCTGTTTATGGAAGCATCATGATTTCTAGCTACTGTAGACTCTCGGGATGAGAGTGTAGCGTCTCTGCacaaggactgctgctgctgctgctaagtcacttcagtcgtgtccgactcagacTTTCCAACGTGCCCCACACCAACCCACTCCCCAGACCTCCCTAGATCTTGCTGGAGGTGacatcaagaaaatgcaaagcACCTCTGCCCCAGGTGTTAGCTACTGGGGTGGGGAGTGACTGCATGACAGGTACAGGGCAAGGTCCCCCTTTTGGGCATGTGCCAGAGCTACAGCAGGACCATGTATGTTGGGCCCATGCCTGTTCTATTCAGTGGGCTTTTCCACAATTCCCCTCCCTGCCACAGTACCCGATTCCAGCTTTACATCTTAAAGGATGCTGTCCATTCTGCAGATGGAATAACTGAGGCATTGTGGCGGGATCCTGACCTTCTGCCCGGGTTAGAAGTGGGGCACCCAGATCCTGGCTTTTGGCCCCAGTTCCTTCTGCCCCAGCGCTGCTTCTCCCTCATGCTACTGAACTGGATCCAGATGACCCTTCTCCTCATTTCTGTGGCCTTCTAGGTGCTGGTTTGGCAAAAGGCCTGGGGTGTACACTGATTACATCTACCAGGGCCCGATGATCTTGGTCCTGCTGGTAAGAACCTGGGTAGGAGGGCGGTGGGGGCAGGGCTCAGTGGGGAGAGGCCAGCAGTACTTACCATGGGCTGAAAGTTTTCCTCTCCCCAGAGATAGGGGTACGGGGCCAGGATTGTGCTGGGCTCACGCAGATAGAGGGAGAGCAGCAGGGTGGCAGAGGCCAGACCCAGGACAGCTGAGTCCGTGTCCTGTCCCCCACCTTCCCACCAGCATCTTGCACACACCATGCCCAGGCCATCCCACTGTGTGTCAAATTTCAGATCaatttcatcttccttttcaaCATCGTCCGCATCCTCATGACCAAACTCCGGGCATCCACCACCTCTGAGACCATTCAGTACAGGTAACCAGACCTGCCTCCCCTACCCATGGGGGGCTTCAGAGACCCCAGCTCTGACCCAGAGTTTGCCTCCAGGCCTGAGAGTCCCTCCTGAAACCCCAGCTCTACCTGTCTCAGACATTCCAAGGACCCTCCCCCAGACCCAGTCCTGTTCACCAAGTGGCAGGCTCCAGCTCCTTCCAGGGGTAGGCTGTGACTCTgggcctccttcccacccctcacCCTCAGGAAGGCTGTGAAGGCCACTCTGGTGCTGCTGCCCCTCCTGGGCATCACGTACATGCTGTTCTTCGTGAACCCCGGGGAGGACGAGGTCTCCCGGGTCGTCTTCATCTACTTCAACTCCTTCCTGGAATCTTTCCAGGTACCCAcccgtcccccaccccacccagcctcCCGGCCTGTCCCCCTGCCTGTCCCCTGCTCCTCTTTGGGTGGGGGTTCTCCCAGGCAGGGGCCTGGAAGGGCGGGAGGCTGGGGGCAACTCCAAGGCTGGGTGACGCCTGCCCCCGTCCCTTGACCCGCCTTCCCGCCACCCCAGGGCTTCTTCGTGTCTGTGTTCTACTGCTTCCTCAACAGCGAGGTAAGGACCCGGGCCCGGAACTCAGGACGGCAGGAGGCCTGCTGGGACCAGAGGCTATCTGTAGCCGCCTCCTGCCTGCCGCACACCAACTCCGTCCTCCCCGCTCCATCCTCCTGGCTCCCAGCCCCTACAGGGATATTGTTGGGAGTTCCGGGAGGGTCCCTGCCACTTGCCACTCAGCTGCTGCGGTAATGAGCCCGCTTCTTAGCAGTGGGTGTGGGGGTCAGAAGCTGGGACTCCAGTCTCATCAATGAGTCTGTGAAATGGGTTGTTGAAAACCAGGAAGCTGAGCCCTAGGGCAGGAGGTTGAGGGCAGATGTGTGTGGGTTGAGGGTAGAGATTCTTCATGGCAAAGGCCATATGGCACCTTTGGGTGGATTCGAAAAAGGCACCCCTTCCTCATAATGCTTGAGAAAACTGTCCTAACAAATACGAAATCAACAATAGTGATGATGTCAGCGCTGCCCTTCCAAGGTGGCTGCCTGGACAGCTGCCTGTGGGGGTGGGAGCGGGGGTTTGAAACCCGGGCTCAGACCCTATGCTCTGCTGTGTACCCACAGGTCCGCTCTGCCATCCGGAAGAGGTGGCACCGCTGGCAGGACAAGCACTCAATCCGTGCCCGTGTGGCTCGCGCCATGtccatccccacctcccccacccgtgtcagctttcacagcatcaagcaGTCCACAGCAGTGTGAGCTGGAGGGCCACAGACCGGCCCCCGAGACCTACGGCTGGGGAGATGGCCGCCAGGCTTAGCCAGCCACCCTGTCTGTGGAGGGGACCAGCTCCCTCCCACACCCTCTACCCCCAGGCTCAGCTGGCGCTGAGAGCCCAGGaggcccctccccaacccccagctGAGCAGAAGTTCCAGGCCTATGGCAGCAGTCAGGGCCACGAGATGACTGGAAAATAGCCTATAGGACTGGGCTGGGCCCAGGGCCTCTGGCTTCTCTTTGCCCCCATCCTCCCTGGAAAATGGACTGGAAATGCAGAGTGGGAGCTGGACAGTGGGGAATGCAAAGCTGCACACGAGTCCCTTCAGAGCACAAGCTGACAGCCCACTGGAGTCCCCAGGATGTCCTCAGAGACTGTAGGGGGCCATTCGCTGCCCCACGGGCATCATGGGAAACTCTCATCACAGCATCCGAGCCACCATGAGGATGCCTCCAGGCCTCAGCAGCGCTGCACCACTGGGAACCAAGGCTCTGTTGTCAGAAGCCCTGGAGACATTGTTAGAAATCAGATGGCATCTTCAGACACCAGGCTGCATAACCAAAATCCTCCCAAATGCCAGTCATCTGACCCCATGGCCCTGCCACCAGAAACACCCTGCCTTGCTGCCGCACACCCTTGGCCCTTTACTGCTGCCCACCCCACACAGGCTCCCCATCCTTAGCCTCTGGCCCCAGGTGTCCCCCCTTTGCGAGATGATGGGGATGTGGGAGGGTGACAGAAGCCAGTGTGTGCCCCCACCAAAGCCAGCCTCCCTTTGAAGGGGCAGAGAATGCTGGGGCCACCCAGCCCGCTGGCTTCAGTGACCCGGCCTTGGGACCCAACCCCTCTGCTGGCCAAAGGGGTCCTGCGGCCTTTGGATGCCCTCTGGGCCCGCATCACTAGCTAAGCCACAATAGAAGGGGGTGGGGCGCtgggcccctccctgccccgaGTTCCCCAGAGCACCAGCCAGCTGGCCGCTTACACCCCAGGTAAGGAGccaaccacatccagagggaCTGGACAGACAGCAGGACTttggggggctggggctgggagacGGGGGTGGCTggtataaattatattatttatctttCAACCAGCACTTGTGAAAGCCTTGTGTGTGCCAGAGCTGGCTTGGGAGGGCATCCCAAAGAAACAGAGGCCACTTTCAGCCTTTAGGGCCACTGTGTGGCTGGGGCACCAATGGCACCCTCACATCTGCCAGGGATGGGGCCTTAGGGGAGGACTTACAAGGGTGTGGATCGTGGGGCCCAGGGAATAAGGGCAGCTCTCATAAGAGGGTGAATTGTAGGGAGAAGGGGTATGGGCAAACCATGCGGACGGAGGACTCCGCGAGCCGGCTGCCGCCTGAGCAGAGGCGAGGCAGCGGGACCGGGCAGCCTCGTGTCCCAGCCCTGGGGAGGAGCTGGGCTGGAAACAGAGGAGCTAAGAAGCAGGGGAGGCTGTGCAGGCTTGAATGCTGTCTTAGCATGGAAACCCCAGAAGCAGACCAGGAGACAAGGCCAGAACCAACTCCAGGGCAGGGGCGCACACGCCCACCACCACGGTCGACGGTAGCTCAGTCCTGCTGCGGAAGCTGAGGGAGCCGGGTGGGATCCACACTTGCGTCATCCCACTCGAGGGGCCAGGGAAGTTTATCCACCAGCCCTCCGGGGGCAGTAGTTCCAGCACCTCCTGCGGAGGCCAGGAGCGAGCTGGGCACAGTGTGAGCCGCGTCCTCGGGACAGGAGGTGGTTGGGACACAGAAACTCCACCCTCCACTCTCAGGCCTGGGCCTTGCCTCTGAGTCTCTGACCCGGAAACGGGGCCatgcaggggtgtgtgtgcacacgcatacatgcatgcacacaatcaGGGACACCCACACACGTGCACATGGGTGCGTGGCGCATCAGGACGCCAGGACAGGTGACCGTGGTGCTGGGAGCCCAGAAGCgtctgctgggggaggggggctccaGTGGGTGAGAGTCCGGCCACTCACCGAGGGAGGAGAAGCTTCAGTCCCTGAAGCCAAGTGGGGTACCCTGCTCTGCCGACTCCCCAGGCACCGTCCCCTTAAGGAGACAGTTGGGAGGGCCAGCTGATCAGAGGAGGCTGTGAGAAGGGAACCAGGGGCCACCAGGATGGAGACAGGCTGACAGCTTCCAGAGCAGTTGGAGGGAACCCCATAAAGAGTCCCCCAAAAGAAGGACCAGAATTGATGGCTGAATCTCAAATGGCCACAAAGGAGGCCAACAGGAGGCATCTTTCTCAGTGCTGCCTCCCACCCagaaggagagtgagaaagcgaGGATGTGGAgtcaggggagaggagaggaggggagaggacccGAGAGGGGCTTGGGGACTGTGAGGGGAATTCATAGGCAAGGGGTCTTCAGAGGACCAAGCTGGGGCGGTGCCCCCTTTCCTGCTTGTCCTCtggctgttttttaatatttagtatttatttatttgagtcttataatatttattacttatttatttatacactgggtcttagtggcACACTCAGGATCTCTGCTCttcattgtggcacgtgggatccgtagctgcagcctgtgggatctagttccctgaccagggattaaacctgggcctcctgcattgggacctCAAGAGTCTTAGCAACTGGACCACCCTCCTGGCTGTTTTAGCTGATGGGAGCCAGTCACACACCTGCTGTGCGCTCAGCCCTTTGTGAGGTGGGGAGGCAAGTGGCACCCCCAGGACACATGCTGGCAACAGGCTGCAAAGTTAAGAGCTGCCAACGCTGGAAGGTCACAGGAGGACATCCAAGTGGGGCTGGCAGTCATCACAGAAGCTGCAGGGGGTCCCTGGGCAGGCAGGGGGCTGGTCCAGATGATCTCAAGATCCCTCTTGTCCAGAGACTGTAAAGGGCCGAGGGGCTGGGAACATCTGGGCTGCAAAGAACTGCCAGAGGCAGGTGTGCAGTGTTTAACCCTTCCACGGGCTCCAGGGCTGGGCTCAAGGCAAGCCCCACAATGGGGTTTCTGAGGGTCGTTCTGCTCGGAGCTTTGGCTTGtgggtgggtgggaagggaggtcCCTTGGGGTTGTGGGAGGTGTGATGGGCCAAGAGACATGCACATCACCACACTGTGGGAAGGGGTCTGGCAGCTGCAGCGGAGGGGGGGAGGTCACTGCAGGACAGGCCCCTCTATGAAACTAATTTTTCTCCATCCACACCCAGAGGCTGCAGTGCGCTCAAATTCCCACCTGAGCTCTTTTCTCCTTTAGACCCTCCCTCGCGGGCTCAGATCACCAGTGGAGGAAAAACCACCCTGCGGGGTTTGGGTTTTCCAGTTCTGTCTCCCCACCTCCCTGAGTACGACAGCATAGCCCTTGCTTTGGGGTCCCCGGCTTCTCCTCCAGGCCTGTTCAGCCCCCTGCTGCTGTTAATAGGACCCAGCGTGGGA
Coding sequences within it:
- the CRHR1 gene encoding corticotropin-releasing factor receptor 1, with the protein product MGRRPQLRLVKALLLLGLNSISASLQDQHCESLSVASNVSGLQCNASVDLIGTCWPQSPAGQLVVRPCPAYFYGVRYNTTNNGYRECLANGTWAARVNYSECQEILSEEKKSKVHYHIAVIINYLGHCISLAALLVAFVLFLRLRSIRCLRNIIHWNLISAFILRNATWFVVQLTMSPEVHQSNVGWCRLVTAAYNYFHVTNFFWMFGEGCYLHTAVVLTYSTDRLRKWMFICIGWGVPFPIIVAWAIGKLYYDNEKCWFGKRPGVYTDYIYQGPMILVLLINFIFLFNIVRILMTKLRASTTSETIQYRKAVKATLVLLPLLGITYMLFFVNPGEDEVSRVVFIYFNSFLESFQGFFVSVFYCFLNSEVRSAIRKRWHRWQDKHSIRARVARAMSIPTSPTRVSFHSIKQSTAV